One region of Nycticebus coucang isolate mNycCou1 chromosome 10, mNycCou1.pri, whole genome shotgun sequence genomic DNA includes:
- the DISP1 gene encoding protein dispatched homolog 1 isoform X3, which translates to MCTVFIVVCALVGVLVPELPDFSDPLLGFEPRGTAIGQRLVTWNNMVKNTGYKATLANYPFKYADEQAKSHRDDRWSDDHYEREKREVDWNFHKDSFFCDVPSDRYSRMVFTSAEGETLWNLPAIKSMCNVDNSRIRSHPQFGDLCQRTTAASCCPSWTLGNYIAILNNRSSCQKIVERDVSHTLKLLRTCAKHYQNGTLGPDCWDMAARRKDQLKCTNVPRKCTKYNAVYQILHYLVDKDFLTPKVADYAVPALKHSMLFSPTEKGESMMNIYLDNFENWNSSDGVTTVTGIEFGIKHSLFQDYLLMDTVYPAIAIVIVLLVMCVYTKSMFITLMTMFAIISSLIVSYFLYRVVFNFEFFPFMNLTALIILVGIGADDAFVLCDVWSYTKFDKPHAETSETVSITLQHAALSMFVTSFTTAAAFYANYVSNITAIRCFGVYAGTAILVNYVLMVTWLPAVVVLHERYLLNIFSCFKKPQQQIYDNKSCWTVACQKCHKVLFAISEASRIFFEKVLPCIVIKFRYFWLLWFLALTVGGAYIVFINPKMKLPSLELSEFQVFRSSHPFERYDAEYKKLFMFERVHHGEELHMPITVIWGVSPEDNGNPLNPKSKGKLTLDSSFNVASPASQAWILHFCQKLRNQTFFYQTDEQDFTSCFIETFKQWMENQVCDEPAPCCSRWSFPYKQEIFELCIKRAIMELERSTGYHLDSKTPGPRFDINDTIRAVVLEFQSTYLFTLAYEKMHQFYKEVDSWISNELSSAPEGLSNGWFVSNLEFYDLQDSLSDGTLIAMGLSVAVAFSVMLLTTWNIIISLYAIISIAGTIFVTVGSLVLLGWELNILESVTISVAVGLSVDFAVHYGVAYRLAPDPDREGKVIFSLSRMGSAIAMAALTTFVAGAMMMPSTVLAYTQLGTFMMLIMCVSWAFATFFFQCICRCLGPQGTCGQILLPKRLQCSAFSHALSASSGDKGQSKTHTVNAYCLDPRGQKSELEHEFYELEPLASHSCTASEKATYEETHVCTEFFNSQAKNLGLPVHAAYSSKLSKSTKCDTSSALLQPSLEQHTMCNFFSLKQRCSYPNAYKCLKYGPHSCQQMGDCLCHQCAPAGSFVQIQNSMAPLKATHPATEGFVQPNAHIHHCPCLQGGVKPHGMQNSLPRNFFLHSRPHIQAQEKIGKASVHSLQSNEEHLPKRAEPSPFVCTGTGSVLRACCNPANNQRGLCKNRGAGNMETSGETKDKDSGSVRQTHKAGRKSELHFSQTDGVVNSEHLSENEPKFIFNHLMGEAGYRSCPNNPESCGRIVRVKCNSVDCQMPNIEANVPAVLTHSELSGESLLIKTL; encoded by the exons ATGTGCACCGTGTTCATTGTGGTCTGCGCCTTGGTTGGAGTATTGGTGCCAGAGCTTCCCGACTTCTCTGATCCGTTGCTG GGTTTTGAACCAAGAGGGACTGCAATAGGCCAGAGACTGGTCACATGGAATAATATGGTGAAAAATACAGGATACAAAGCAACATTAGCAAATTACCCTTTTAAATATGCAGATGAACAAGCCAAAAG CCATCGGGATGATAGATGGTCAGATGATCAttatgaaagagagaaaagagaagttgaCTGGAACTTCCACAAAGACAGCTTTTTCTGTGATGTTCCAA GTGACCGATATTCCAGAATGGTATTTACTTCAGCTGAAGGGGAAACATTATGGAATTTACCTGCAATTAAATCAATGTGCAATGTAGATAATTCCAGG ATCAGATCTCACCCCCAGTTTGGAGATCTCTGCCAGAGGACCACTGCTGCTTCCTGCTGCCCCAGTTGGACACTGGGGAACTATATTGCCATTCTGAACAACAGGTCATCCTGTCAGAAAATTGTCGAGCGGGATGTTTCTCACACCTTGAAGCTGCTTCGGACCTGTGCCAAACACTACCAAAATGGCACTCTAGGGCCGGACTGCTGGGACATGGCAGCCAGAAGAAAGGACCAGCTCAAGTGCACCAACGTGCCACGCAAATGTACCAAGTACAATGCTGTGTACCAGATCCTCCACTACTTGGTGGACAAAGACTTTCTGACCCCAAAGGTGGCTGACTACGCTGTGCCAGCTTTAAAACATAGCATGCTCTTCTCTCCCACAGAGAAAGGGGAGAGTATGATGAACATTTATCTGGACAACTTCGAGAACTGGAACTCTTCTGACGGTGTGACTACCGTCACTGGGATTGAGTTTGGTATCAAACACAGTTTGTTTCAGGATTATCTTCTAATGGATACTGTGTATCCTGCCATAGCCATTGTGATTGTCCTTCTAGTCATGTGCGTCTACACTAAGTCCATGTTTATCACTCTGATGACAATGTTTGCGATAATCAGTTCCTTGattgtttcctattttctttatCGTGTAGTATTTAACTtcgaattttttccttttatgaaccTCACTGCCCTCATTATTTTGGTTGGAATTGGAGCAGATGATGCTTTTGTTCTGTGTGATGTTTGGAGCTACACCAAATTTGACAAGCCTCATGCAGAAACCTCAGAAACAGTAAGCATCACCTTGCAGCACGCCGCCCTCTCCATGTTTGTCACCAGTTTTACCACTGCTGCTGCCTTTTACGCTAACTATGTTAGCAACATTACAGCAATCAGATGCTTCGGGGTTTATGCAGGGACAGCTATATTGGTGAATTATGTCCTGATGGTCACATGGCTTCCAGCAGTTGTTGTACTGCATGAGCGGTATCTTCTTAATATATTCAGTTGCTTCAAGAAGCCCCAGCAACAAATATATGATAACAAAAGCTGCTGGACGGTGGCTTGCCAGAAGTGTCACAAAGTACTTTTTGCCATTTCAGAAGCGTCTcgaattttttttgaaaaagtactGCCATGCATTGTCATTAAGTTTCGCTACTTTTGGCTGCTCTGGTTCCTTGCCTTAACTGTGGGTGGGGCCTACATTGTATTTATAAATCCAAAGATGAAGCTTCCCTCCCTGGAGCTATCCGAGTTCCAGGTGTTCAGGTCGTCTCACCCTTTTGAGCGCTATGATGCTGAATACAAAAAGCTTTTCATGTTTGAACGTGTGCACCACGGTGAGGAGCTCCACATGCCCATCACAGTAATCTGGGGTGTGTCCCCAGAAGACAATGGCAATCCACTAAATCCTAAGAGTAAAGGGAAGTTGACACTAGATAGCAGTTTCAACGTTGCTAGCCCAGCTTCCCAGGCCTGGATTTTGCACTTCTGTCAAAAACTGAGAAACCAGACATTCTTTTACCAGACTGATGAACAGGACTTCACCAGCTGCTTCATTGAGACATTCAAACAGTGGATGGAAAACCAGGTTTGTGACGAGCCTGCCCCATGCTGCAGCCGCTGGAGCTTCCCCTATAAGCAAGAGATTTTTGAACTGTGCATCAAGAGAGCTATCATGGAGCTGGAAAGGAGTACAGGGTACCATTTGGACAGCAAAACCCCGGGGCCGAGATTTGACATCAACGACACCATCAGGGCAGTAGTGCTAGAGTTCCAAAGCACCTACCTCTTCACACTGGCTTATGAAAAGATGCATCAGTTTTATAAAGAAGTGGACTCCTGGATTTCCAATGAGCTGAGTTCAGCACCTGAGGGCCTGAGCAATGGTTGGTTTGTCAGCAATCTGGAGTTCTATGACCTCCAGGATAGCCTCTCCGATGGCACTCTCATTGCCATGGGGCTGTCCGTTGCTGTTGCATTTAGTGTGATGCTGCTGACAACTTGGAACATCATTATAAGCCTTTATGCCATCATTtcaatagctggaactatattTGTCACTGTTGGTTCTCTTGTCCTGCTGGGCTGGGAGCTAAACATTCTGGAGTCCGTCACCATTTCAGTTGCTGTTGGCTTGTCTGTAGACTTTGCGGTTCATTATGGAGTCGCATACCGCTTAGCTCCGGATCCCGACCGAGAAGGCAAGGTGATCTTCTCCCTGAGTCGCATGGGCTCAGCAATTGCCATGGCTGCCCTGACCACCTTTGTGGCTGGGGCCATGATGATGCCCTCCACGGTCCTGGCTTATACCCAGCTGGGCACCTTCATGATGCTCATCATGTGCGTCAGTTGGGCTTTTGCCACCTTCTTTTTCCAATGCATATGTCGGTGCCTTGGACCACAGGGTACCTGTGGTCAGATTCTTTTACCTAAAAGACTACAGTGCAGTGCCTTTTCGCATGCCTTGTCTGCCAGTTCTGGTGACAAAGGACAAAGCAAAACACATACCGTGAATGCTTATTGTTTAGATCCCAGGGGCCAAAAATCTGAACTGGAGCATGAGTTTTATGAATTAGAACCCCTCGCATCCCACAGCTGCACTGCCTCTGAGAAGGCCACTTACGAAGAGACCCACGTCTGCACTGAATTTTTTAACAGCCAAGCGAAGAATTTAGGGCTGCCTGTTCATGCAGCTTACAGCAGCAAACTCAGCAAAAGCACCAAGTGTGACACTAGCTCTGCCCTGTTACAGCCCTCTCTCGAACAGCATACCATGTGTAACTTCTTCTCTCTGAAGCAGAGATGTAGCTACCCAAATGCCTACAAATGCTTGAAATATGGCCCACACTCTTGTCAGCAGATGGGAGACTGCTTGTGCCATCAATGTGCTCCTGCTGGCAGTTTTGTCCAGatccaaaacagcatggcacctTTGAAAGCCACGCACCCAGCCACTGAGGGCTTTGTGCAACCCAACGCGCACATCCACCACTGCCCCTGCCTGCAGGGTGGAGTGAAGCCACATGGTATGCAGAATTCTCTGCCTAGGAATTTCTTCCTCCACTCGAGGCCGCATATTCAGGCCCAAGAAAAAATTGGTAAGGCCAGTGTACACAGTCTTCAGAGTAATGAGGAGCATCTTCCCAAGAGAGCAGAGCCATCGCCGTTTGTCTGCACAGGCACTGGGTCTGTACTCAGAGCATGTTGCAACCCTGCGAATAACCAGAGGGGACTCTGTAAAAACAGAGGTGCTGGAAACATGGAGACCAGTGGAGAGACTAAAGACAAGGATTCTGGGTCAGTGAGACAGACCCACAAGGCAGGAAGGAAATCGGAGCTGCACTTCTCCCAGACTGATGGAGTTGTGAACTCGGAACATTTAAGCGAGAATGAaccaaaatttatatttaaccATTTAATGGGGGAAGCTGGTTATAGGTCTTGCCCAAATAATCCAGAAAGTTGTGGGAGAATTGTGAGGGTGAAGTGCAATTCTGTGGACTGTCAAATGCCAAACATTGAAGCCAATGTGCCTGCTGTATTAACACACTCAGAACTTTCTGGTGAAAGTTTGTTAATAAAAACACTATAA
- the DISP1 gene encoding protein dispatched homolog 1 isoform X2, whose amino-acid sequence MAALQPVLPARLPSAPVMETLQPSSSHPKKQQEQKPSRPFKLPKSYAALIADWPVVVLGMCTVFIVVCALVGVLVPELPDFSDPLLGFEPRGTAIGQRLVTWNNMVKNTGYKATLANYPFKYADEQAKSHRDDRWSDDHYEREKREVDWNFHKDSFFCDVPSDRYSRMVFTSAEGETLWNLPAIKSMCNVDNSRIRSHPQFGDLCQRTTAASCCPSWTLGNYIAILNNRSSCQKIVERDVSHTLKLLRTCAKHYQNGTLGPDCWDMAARRKDQLKCTNVPRKCTKYNAVYQILHYLVDKDFLTPKVADYAVPALKHSMLFSPTEKGESMMNIYLDNFENWNSSDGVTTVTGIEFGIKHSLFQDYLLMDTVYPAIAIVIVLLVMCVYTKSMFITLMTMFAIISSLIVSYFLYRVVFNFEFFPFMNLTALIILVGIGADDAFVLCDVWSYTKFDKPHAETSETVSITLQHAALSMFVTSFTTAAAFYANYVSNITAIRCFGVYAGTAILVNYVLMVTWLPAVVVLHERYLLNIFSCFKKPQQQIYDNKSCWTVACQKCHKVLFAISEASRIFFEKVLPCIVIKFRYFWLLWFLALTVGGAYIVFINPKMKLPSLELSEFQVFRSSHPFERYDAEYKKLFMFERVHHGEELHMPITVIWGVSPEDNGNPLNPKSKGKLTLDSSFNVASPASQAWILHFCQKLRNQTFFYQTDEQDFTSCFIETFKQWMENQVCDEPAPCCSRWSFPYKQEIFELCIKRAIMELERSTGYHLDSKTPGPRFDINDTIRAVVLEFQSTYLFTLAYEKMHQFYKEVDSWISNELSSAPEGLSNGWFVSNLEFYDLQDSLSDGTLIAMGLSVAVAFSVMLLTTWNIIISLYAIISIAGTIFVTVGSLVLLGWELNILESVTISVAVGLSVDFAVHYGVAYRLAPDPDREGKVIFSLSRMGSAIAMAALTTFVAGAMMMPSTVLAYTQLGTFMMLIMCVSWAFATFFFQCICRCLGPQGTCGQILLPKRLQCSAFSHALSASSGDKGQSKTHTVNAYCLDPRGQKSELEHEFYELEPLASHSCTASEKATYEETHVCTEFFNSQAKNLGLPVHAAYSSKLSKSTKCDTSSALLQPSLEQHTMCNFFSLKQRCSYPNAYKCLKYGPHSCQQMGDCLCHQCAPAGSFVQIQNSMAPLKATHPATEGFVQPNAHIHHCPCLQGGVKPHGMQNSLPRNFFLHSRPHIQAQEKIGKASVHSLQSNEEHLPKRAEPSPFVCTGTGSVLRACCNPANNQRGLCKNRGAGNMETSGETKDKDSGSVRQTHKAGRKSELHFSQTDGVVNSEHLSENEPKFIFNHLMGEAGYRSCPNNPESCGRIVRVKCNSVDCQMPNIEANVPAVLTHSELSGESLLIKTL is encoded by the exons accaTCCAGACCTTTCAAGTTGCCAAAAAG TTACGCGGCCCTGATAGCTGACTGGCCTGTGGTGGTCTTGGGCATGTGCACCGTGTTCATTGTGGTCTGCGCCTTGGTTGGAGTATTGGTGCCAGAGCTTCCCGACTTCTCTGATCCGTTGCTG GGTTTTGAACCAAGAGGGACTGCAATAGGCCAGAGACTGGTCACATGGAATAATATGGTGAAAAATACAGGATACAAAGCAACATTAGCAAATTACCCTTTTAAATATGCAGATGAACAAGCCAAAAG CCATCGGGATGATAGATGGTCAGATGATCAttatgaaagagagaaaagagaagttgaCTGGAACTTCCACAAAGACAGCTTTTTCTGTGATGTTCCAA GTGACCGATATTCCAGAATGGTATTTACTTCAGCTGAAGGGGAAACATTATGGAATTTACCTGCAATTAAATCAATGTGCAATGTAGATAATTCCAGG ATCAGATCTCACCCCCAGTTTGGAGATCTCTGCCAGAGGACCACTGCTGCTTCCTGCTGCCCCAGTTGGACACTGGGGAACTATATTGCCATTCTGAACAACAGGTCATCCTGTCAGAAAATTGTCGAGCGGGATGTTTCTCACACCTTGAAGCTGCTTCGGACCTGTGCCAAACACTACCAAAATGGCACTCTAGGGCCGGACTGCTGGGACATGGCAGCCAGAAGAAAGGACCAGCTCAAGTGCACCAACGTGCCACGCAAATGTACCAAGTACAATGCTGTGTACCAGATCCTCCACTACTTGGTGGACAAAGACTTTCTGACCCCAAAGGTGGCTGACTACGCTGTGCCAGCTTTAAAACATAGCATGCTCTTCTCTCCCACAGAGAAAGGGGAGAGTATGATGAACATTTATCTGGACAACTTCGAGAACTGGAACTCTTCTGACGGTGTGACTACCGTCACTGGGATTGAGTTTGGTATCAAACACAGTTTGTTTCAGGATTATCTTCTAATGGATACTGTGTATCCTGCCATAGCCATTGTGATTGTCCTTCTAGTCATGTGCGTCTACACTAAGTCCATGTTTATCACTCTGATGACAATGTTTGCGATAATCAGTTCCTTGattgtttcctattttctttatCGTGTAGTATTTAACTtcgaattttttccttttatgaaccTCACTGCCCTCATTATTTTGGTTGGAATTGGAGCAGATGATGCTTTTGTTCTGTGTGATGTTTGGAGCTACACCAAATTTGACAAGCCTCATGCAGAAACCTCAGAAACAGTAAGCATCACCTTGCAGCACGCCGCCCTCTCCATGTTTGTCACCAGTTTTACCACTGCTGCTGCCTTTTACGCTAACTATGTTAGCAACATTACAGCAATCAGATGCTTCGGGGTTTATGCAGGGACAGCTATATTGGTGAATTATGTCCTGATGGTCACATGGCTTCCAGCAGTTGTTGTACTGCATGAGCGGTATCTTCTTAATATATTCAGTTGCTTCAAGAAGCCCCAGCAACAAATATATGATAACAAAAGCTGCTGGACGGTGGCTTGCCAGAAGTGTCACAAAGTACTTTTTGCCATTTCAGAAGCGTCTcgaattttttttgaaaaagtactGCCATGCATTGTCATTAAGTTTCGCTACTTTTGGCTGCTCTGGTTCCTTGCCTTAACTGTGGGTGGGGCCTACATTGTATTTATAAATCCAAAGATGAAGCTTCCCTCCCTGGAGCTATCCGAGTTCCAGGTGTTCAGGTCGTCTCACCCTTTTGAGCGCTATGATGCTGAATACAAAAAGCTTTTCATGTTTGAACGTGTGCACCACGGTGAGGAGCTCCACATGCCCATCACAGTAATCTGGGGTGTGTCCCCAGAAGACAATGGCAATCCACTAAATCCTAAGAGTAAAGGGAAGTTGACACTAGATAGCAGTTTCAACGTTGCTAGCCCAGCTTCCCAGGCCTGGATTTTGCACTTCTGTCAAAAACTGAGAAACCAGACATTCTTTTACCAGACTGATGAACAGGACTTCACCAGCTGCTTCATTGAGACATTCAAACAGTGGATGGAAAACCAGGTTTGTGACGAGCCTGCCCCATGCTGCAGCCGCTGGAGCTTCCCCTATAAGCAAGAGATTTTTGAACTGTGCATCAAGAGAGCTATCATGGAGCTGGAAAGGAGTACAGGGTACCATTTGGACAGCAAAACCCCGGGGCCGAGATTTGACATCAACGACACCATCAGGGCAGTAGTGCTAGAGTTCCAAAGCACCTACCTCTTCACACTGGCTTATGAAAAGATGCATCAGTTTTATAAAGAAGTGGACTCCTGGATTTCCAATGAGCTGAGTTCAGCACCTGAGGGCCTGAGCAATGGTTGGTTTGTCAGCAATCTGGAGTTCTATGACCTCCAGGATAGCCTCTCCGATGGCACTCTCATTGCCATGGGGCTGTCCGTTGCTGTTGCATTTAGTGTGATGCTGCTGACAACTTGGAACATCATTATAAGCCTTTATGCCATCATTtcaatagctggaactatattTGTCACTGTTGGTTCTCTTGTCCTGCTGGGCTGGGAGCTAAACATTCTGGAGTCCGTCACCATTTCAGTTGCTGTTGGCTTGTCTGTAGACTTTGCGGTTCATTATGGAGTCGCATACCGCTTAGCTCCGGATCCCGACCGAGAAGGCAAGGTGATCTTCTCCCTGAGTCGCATGGGCTCAGCAATTGCCATGGCTGCCCTGACCACCTTTGTGGCTGGGGCCATGATGATGCCCTCCACGGTCCTGGCTTATACCCAGCTGGGCACCTTCATGATGCTCATCATGTGCGTCAGTTGGGCTTTTGCCACCTTCTTTTTCCAATGCATATGTCGGTGCCTTGGACCACAGGGTACCTGTGGTCAGATTCTTTTACCTAAAAGACTACAGTGCAGTGCCTTTTCGCATGCCTTGTCTGCCAGTTCTGGTGACAAAGGACAAAGCAAAACACATACCGTGAATGCTTATTGTTTAGATCCCAGGGGCCAAAAATCTGAACTGGAGCATGAGTTTTATGAATTAGAACCCCTCGCATCCCACAGCTGCACTGCCTCTGAGAAGGCCACTTACGAAGAGACCCACGTCTGCACTGAATTTTTTAACAGCCAAGCGAAGAATTTAGGGCTGCCTGTTCATGCAGCTTACAGCAGCAAACTCAGCAAAAGCACCAAGTGTGACACTAGCTCTGCCCTGTTACAGCCCTCTCTCGAACAGCATACCATGTGTAACTTCTTCTCTCTGAAGCAGAGATGTAGCTACCCAAATGCCTACAAATGCTTGAAATATGGCCCACACTCTTGTCAGCAGATGGGAGACTGCTTGTGCCATCAATGTGCTCCTGCTGGCAGTTTTGTCCAGatccaaaacagcatggcacctTTGAAAGCCACGCACCCAGCCACTGAGGGCTTTGTGCAACCCAACGCGCACATCCACCACTGCCCCTGCCTGCAGGGTGGAGTGAAGCCACATGGTATGCAGAATTCTCTGCCTAGGAATTTCTTCCTCCACTCGAGGCCGCATATTCAGGCCCAAGAAAAAATTGGTAAGGCCAGTGTACACAGTCTTCAGAGTAATGAGGAGCATCTTCCCAAGAGAGCAGAGCCATCGCCGTTTGTCTGCACAGGCACTGGGTCTGTACTCAGAGCATGTTGCAACCCTGCGAATAACCAGAGGGGACTCTGTAAAAACAGAGGTGCTGGAAACATGGAGACCAGTGGAGAGACTAAAGACAAGGATTCTGGGTCAGTGAGACAGACCCACAAGGCAGGAAGGAAATCGGAGCTGCACTTCTCCCAGACTGATGGAGTTGTGAACTCGGAACATTTAAGCGAGAATGAaccaaaatttatatttaaccATTTAATGGGGGAAGCTGGTTATAGGTCTTGCCCAAATAATCCAGAAAGTTGTGGGAGAATTGTGAGGGTGAAGTGCAATTCTGTGGACTGTCAAATGCCAAACATTGAAGCCAATGTGCCTGCTGTATTAACACACTCAGAACTTTCTGGTGAAAGTTTGTTAATAAAAACACTATAA